From the Micromonospora echinofusca genome, the window GTGCCGGGCCGCGAACCGCTGCGCGCTCTCGGCGGTACGCGAGCCGACCGCCGCGAGCTCGGCGCCGGGCACCAGCCGCAGGTCCTCGGCGAAACGGGCGGCGATGTGGCCGGTGGCCAGGATGCCCCATCGAGTCATGCCGGCCACGCTAGCGAAGATCACCGGACGGCGGCACGGGCGATCCACCCGTCGGGAACTAGGCTCGGCGCATGACGATCGACGCCGACGGCTTCCCCGCACCCCCGGCGCTCGTGGCGCACGCCCGCCGGTTCCGCGCCGAGGGCGGCACCCCGGCGGCGCCCCGGGTCGCGGCCACCGTGCTGCTGCTCCGTCCGGCCGGCGACGGCTTCGAGGTCTACCTGATCCGGCGGGTCGCCGCGATGGCGTTCGGCGGGATGTACGCCTTCCCCGGCGGCGGGGTCGACCCCTCGGACTCGCAGGCGCACCTGGACTGGGCCGGCCCGACGCCGGCCGGGTGGGGTGAGCGCCTGGGGCTGACCCCCGAGGCCGCCCAGGCGGTCGTCTGCGCCGCCGCCCGGGAGGTCTTCGAGGAGGCCGGGGTCCTGCTCGCCGGCCCGGACGCGCAGACCGTGGTCGGCGACGTGAGCGGTGACGACTGGGAGGCCGACCGGGTGGCGCTGGAGCAGCGCCGGGGCGGCTTCGCCGACCTGCTCGCCCGGCGCGGGCTCACCCTCCGGTCCGACCTGCTGCTGCCGTGGAGCCGGTGGATCACGCCGGAGTTCGAGCCGCGCCGCTTCGACACGTACTTCTTCGTGGCCCTGCTGCCGGAGGGGCAGCGGACCCGGGACGTCTCCGGCGAGGCCGACCACACCCTGTGGGTCCGCCCGGCGGACGCGCTGTCCCGGGCGGAGGCGGGCGAGCTGACCATGCTCCCGCCCACCCTGGTGAGCCTGTCCCAGGTGGCGGCCGGCGGCGACCTGGCCGGTGTCGCCCGCGCGGCGGCGACCCGGGACGCGGCCACCCCGGTCACGCCCCGGCTCGACGAGCCCGACGACGGCGAGCCCCGCTTCGTGCTGGCCTGACCCGCACCGATGCGAATCTTGGCGGAAGGCGGCCCCCGGAAGGGCCGTCTTCCGCCAAGGTCTCCGCAGCGGGCCGGTGCGAGCGCGGCGGGGAGGCCCGCTCGACGTGCGTCAGCCGAAGCGGCCGGTGATGTAGTCCTCGGTCTTCTTCACGCCGGGGTTGCTGAAGATCTTCTGCGTGTTGTCGTACTCGATGAGGCGGCCCGGGTCGCCGGTCTTCTCGATCGAGAAGAAGGCGGTCCGGTCCGAGACGCGGGCGGCCTGCTGCATGTTGTGCGTGACGATGATGATGGTGAACTTGTCCTTGAGCTGGAACATCAGGTCCTCGATGGCCAGCGTGGAGATCGGGTCGAGCGCCGAGCAGGGCTCGTCCATCAGCACCACCTGCGGCTCGACGGCGATGGTCCGGGCGATGCAGAGCCGCTGCTGCTGACCGCCGGAGAGGCCGGCGCCGGGCTTGGCGAGCCGGTCCTTGACCTCGTCCCAGAGGTTGGCCGAGCGCAGCGCCTTCTCGGCCGCCTCCTCCAGGATCGACTTCCTGCGGACCCCGTTGAGCCGCAGCCCGGCCACCACGTTCTCGAAGATGCTCATGGTGGGGAACGGGTTCGGCCGCTGGAAGACCATGCCGATCATGCGCCGGACGGCGGTGACGTCCACGTCCCGGTCGTAGATGTCCTGGTCGTCGATGGTGAGGCTGCCTTCGACCCGGGCGCCGGGGAGCACCTCGTGCATCCGGTTGATCGACCGCAGGAAGGTGGACTTGCCGCAGCCGGACGGGCCGATCAGGGCGGTCACCGTCTTCGGCTCGACCGTCAGGTTGATGTTCTCGATGGCCTTGAAGGCGCCGTAGTAGGCGGTGACGTTCGAGGCTTCGATGCGCTTGGCCATGGTGGTGGTACCTCCGGGGTTCATCGGCCG encodes:
- a CDS encoding NUDIX hydrolase, with protein sequence MTIDADGFPAPPALVAHARRFRAEGGTPAAPRVAATVLLLRPAGDGFEVYLIRRVAAMAFGGMYAFPGGGVDPSDSQAHLDWAGPTPAGWGERLGLTPEAAQAVVCAAAREVFEEAGVLLAGPDAQTVVGDVSGDDWEADRVALEQRRGGFADLLARRGLTLRSDLLLPWSRWITPEFEPRRFDTYFFVALLPEGQRTRDVSGEADHTLWVRPADALSRAEAGELTMLPPTLVSLSQVAAGGDLAGVARAAATRDAATPVTPRLDEPDDGEPRFVLA
- the pstB gene encoding phosphate ABC transporter ATP-binding protein PstB yields the protein MAKRIEASNVTAYYGAFKAIENINLTVEPKTVTALIGPSGCGKSTFLRSINRMHEVLPGARVEGSLTIDDQDIYDRDVDVTAVRRMIGMVFQRPNPFPTMSIFENVVAGLRLNGVRRKSILEEAAEKALRSANLWDEVKDRLAKPGAGLSGGQQQRLCIARTIAVEPQVVLMDEPCSALDPISTLAIEDLMFQLKDKFTIIIVTHNMQQAARVSDRTAFFSIEKTGDPGRLIEYDNTQKIFSNPGVKKTEDYITGRFG